The window ttgccacttcctcgatgaagcaaagcagaatgtttgattcttgctctcttaagcatagacaacaatgtccactatctttactatggtaataaagtgggagcaggattttccttaattgtcctgctaaagtaagagatgcactgtctcttataaaaatacactttgcaacactggactgcaaggagcagaagtcatttgaccacgcatacagcatctgtgatcaattactcactctctccaggtaaactccaggtaaacaagatactcgccccttctgagagggcttggcccctcagggctgaaaggggctgaaggggctgaagggggctgaagggggctgatactcccctcctggagaaaatttctccacacccaTTATGagtctctgtaatgttgacgtacagttcctggacccatcatatgcctctgtaatgttgaagtacagtccctggacccattatgtgtctctgtaatgttgaggtacagtccccggacccattatgtgtctctgtaatgttgaagtacagtccctggacccattatgtgtctctgtaatgttgaggtacagttgctgaacccattatgtatctctgtaatgttgaggtacagtccctaaacccattatgtgtctctgtaatgttgaggtacagtcgctggacccattatgtgtctctgtaatgttgaagtgcagtccctggacccattatgtgcctctgtaatgttgaggtcaaaggaattacctggagacctggagtttacctggagagagttccgggggtcaacgcccccgcggcccggtctgtgaccaggcctcctggtggatcagagcctgattaaccaggctgttgctgctggctgcacgcaaaccaacgtacgagccacagcccggctgatcaggaactgactttaggtgcttgtccagtgccagcttgaagactcccaggggtctgttggtaatcccccttaagataagataagataagataagatttcgttcggatttttaaccccggagggttagccacccaggataacccaagaaagtcagtgcgtcatcgaggactgtctaacttatttccattggggtccttaatcttgtcccccaggatgcgacccacaccagtcgactaacacccaggtacctatttgctgctaggtgaacaggacaacaggtgtaaggaaacgtgtcgaaatgtttccacccgccgggaatcgaacccgggccctccgtgtgtgaagcgggagctttagccaccaggccaccgggccaccttatgtgtgctgggaggcagttgaacagtttcgggcccctgacacttattgtatggtctcttaacgtgctagtgacacccctgcttttcattggggggatggtgcatcgtctgccaagtcttttgctttcgtagtgagtgattttcgtgtgcaagttcggtactagtccctctaggattttccaggtgtatataatcatgtatctctccctcctgcattccagggaatacaggtttaggaacctcaagcgctcccagtaattgaggtattttatctccgttatgcgcgccgtgaaagttctctgtacatttcctaggtcggcaatttcacctgccttgaaaggtgctgttagtgtgcagcaatattccagcctagatagaacaagtgacctgaagagtgtcatcatgggcttggcctccctagttttgaaggttctcattatccatcctgtcatttttctagcagatgcgattgatacaatgttatggtccttgaaggtgagatcctccgacatgatcactcccaggtctttgacgttggtgtttcgctctattttgtggccagaatttgttttgtactctgatgaagatttaatttcctcatgtttaccatatctgagtaattgaaatttctcatcgttgaacttcatattgttttctgcagcccactgaaagatttggttgatgtccgcctggagccttgcagtgtctgcaatggaagacactgtcatgcagattcgggtgtcatctgcaaaggaagacacggtgctgtggctgacatccttgtctatgtcggatatgaggatgaggaacaagatgggagcgagtactgtgccttgtggaacagagcttttcaccgtagctgcctcggactttactctgttgacgactactctctgtgttctgttagtgaggaaattatagatccatcgaccgacttttcctgttattcctttagcacgcattttgtgcgctattacgccatggtcacacttgtcgaaggcttttgcaaagtctgtatatattacatctgcattctttttgtattctagtgcatttaggaccttgtcgtagtgatccaatagttgagacagacaggagcgacctgttctaaacccatgttgccctgggttgtgtaactgatgggtttctagatgggtggtgatcttgcttcttaggaccctttcaaagatttttatgatatgggatgttagtgctattggtctgtagttctttgctgttgctttactgccccctttgtggagtggggctatgtctgttgtttttagtaactgtgggacgacccccgtgtccatgctccctctccataggatggaaaaggctcgtgataggggcttcttgcagttcttgatgaacacagagttccatgagtctggccctggggcagagtgcatgggcatgtcatttatcgcctgttcgaagtcatttggcgtcaggataacatcggataggcttgtgttaatcaaattttgtggctctctcataaaaaattcattttgatcttcgactctcagtctggttagcggcttgctaaaaactgagtcatattgggacttgagtagctcactcatttccttgctgtcatctgtgtaggacccatcttgtttaagtaggggcccaatactggacgttgttctcgattttgatttggcataggagaagaaatactttgggtttctttcgatttcatttatggcttttagttcttcccgcgattcctgactcctaaaggattcttttagcttaagttcgatgcttgctatttctctgaccagtgtctcactacgcatttcagatatattgacctcttttagccgctctgttattcttttccgtcgcctgtaaagggagcgcctgtctctttctattttacatctactcctcctttttcttagaggaataagccttgtgcaaacatcgagtgccaccgagttaatctgttctaggcataagttggggtctgtgttgcttagtatatcttcccagcttatatcggttaggaattggtttacttggtcccactttatgtttttgttattgaagttgaatttggtgaatgctccctcgtgactagtctcattttgtcggtctggggctccacgcatacatgtctgaacctcaattatgttgtgatctgagtatattgtttttgatatggtgacatttcttatcagatcatcattgttagtgaagatgaggtctagtgtattctccagtctagtaggctctattatttgctggtttaaattgaattttgtgcagagatttaaaagctcgtgtgagtgtgagttttcatcagagctgcctcctggtgttattactgcaacaatattatttgctatattcctccattttaggtgccttaagttgaaatcccccaggagcaagatgttgggtgcaggagctggaagattttccagacagtggtcaatttttaacagctgttcctggaattgctgggatgttgcatccggaggcttgtagactaccacaatgacaaggttttggttctcgacctttactgctaaaatttccactacatcatttgatgcattaagcagttctgtgcaaacaagtgactctgcaatgtacaggccaaccccccccttttgcctgttcactctgtcacatctgtataggttgtaacctgggatccatatttcgttgtccaagtgatcctttatgtgggtctcagtgaaagccgcgaacattgcctttgcctctgcaagcagtccacggatgaaaggtattttgttgtttgttgctggctttagaccctgtatatttgcaaagaagaatgttatcggactggtggtattgttggtactgggggggggattttttttccggcattagtgaaaatggtgacacttttcaaatcgcctTGTtctctcatttggaatattgttcaTTGTTGACCGCCCCatccagggcaggagaaatataatTTCTGAAACAAaagcagagatcgtttacggcccacatagagccaataaggcatttaaattactgggagcaccttaaagtcttaaatatgaACTCAGTAAAGAGATACATGAattatgataatatatacctagaaggtacttgagggcctgatcccaaatctacacactaccataacaacatactggagtgggaGATGTGGAAGTGCAAAATAAGCCCAGTGATAAGCAGAGgcacagtgggcacaataagggaacgctGCATATATATGCATGAGTATACATCTACACACCCATACACagatacatatacatatgcaaaacaaccacagggagagttgaatgatagctctaggcctttcgttttacactcaacacatcatcaggagcttgcatggttgcagaaatgagtaagacgTCTCAGCAGATTTGGTCACGTACCGTTATAAGACCATGAGACCTATTTCAACCTTTCATAAAGATATTTATCATGattaaaatgcaaaaaaaaaaaaaaaagtaacgcaGAACGGGAGAATTTGTTGCTGGATTAATTTACggatcttcagcttccaatcCGGATTCTTCCCTGAAAACTTGATCCAAAATCCGGATTATCTTACCAGAACACCACAAGTTTTGTTTACGTTTCTCTACTTCCTCAATCCTTCGGAAATCATGTGAGACAATTTATTAGGGTACAATTTTACACAATTATGAATAATTACAATCGGCTGACtatgtaacatatgtgtaaattatcaaaAATAATCTAGAAaaggtcaaagtgattttcaCTGGGGTCTGTGATATATTTAAAAAACCAAATACAGTAAAAAGCCGTCATAATTGTTAATAATAAAACACATTAGAGTAATCAAATAGAAATAAACTAAGTAGATAAAGGCAATGACATCAGTTACATTGTGAGTTTTACAACTATTTTGAGGGCATACAGGTTTTATGGTCAGACAAGGTACATAATGTAGATTTAACTTTCtattgaggactgtctgtcttatttccattgtggcccttaaatcttgtcccccaggatgccacccacaccagttcactaacacccaggtacctacttactgttaggtgaacagggacagcacgtGTAAGGAAGCAcacaaaatgtttccacccttgccagggatcgaaccacggacactcagtgtgtgaaacAAGCATTGTCTACCAGGCTCCAGGACACCGTATTGTATTTCATTTTTTTAATCTACGTGCCATCAAAACCACCATAAAATTTAAGACTATATTTGTGAACATTTGTAGATTGTCCTCAGTAAATATAATCATGCCATATTATCTGGATTCAAAACTTGGTCTCAAAGTTTTGATTGGTAAGCAAGTTACAGTTCTTTTGACTTGTTTATAATAAGCATAATTAGTGTACTTAGTCAGTAAATTTACTAATGCTCCCTTCAAGAGgggtatcttgatgctggtgaagggctcttgatccaaggaattgaagtcaCCCTCTGTTTCCTTAGATAAAGTTTGATTATCTCCTAGTGCAATTATAATAATACcaggtaatactactactactactaattataataataattgcaaacatatgcaaataacccgcacataaaagagagaagcttaagacgacgtttcggtccgacttggaccatttacaaagtcacactgtgactttgtaaatggtccaagtcggaccgaaacatcgtcataagcttctctcttttatgtgtgggatatttgtgtatcgttccagccacggtattgtgcctttttttgttatttaattgcAAACATGGATGAATTCCATATTTGCATATTCGTTTTGTATAATAGCATATGGTTTTTACATACACATTTTAAATTTTGTGTAGTTTTCTTGAATACATGTGATGAATTTGATTCTAATATGCAATAATTTTTTACAGGAGATGTGAAGAATGTCAACTATGAGTGATAAAACAAGCTTGCCCAAGCACTGGGTACGAAAGACTTCACAACGTTGTCCCACTGCAACATACTATTTCAACACCAAGACTGGCAAGTCTTCATGGATGCATCCAAGTCTTATTCCAGAAAGTGGTGAAAATGCTTCTGAAAAATTACAAAAGCAAAAAAAATCACCACTGAAAACTAAGAAAGTTAAGATGAAAGTAGCAAAATTGGAGAAGTGTTCCATTAATGAGCCTGAAGGAAataaggaagaagaaaaagatgaaGTTAAATACCAAGACTCGAAAATTACACATAATGAGAATTTAGACAAAGTTAGTCCTGTGGCTGAAGGTTGCAGTAATATTAACTCTGATAGTGATAAAGTAATAGAAGAACAGAAATGGAAAAATAGGACCCCTGTGAAATTTGTTATCAAGGCAAAAACAGACAGCAAAGTTTTAAGTGATGTGAAAGAAGACTCAGGAAAAGCAAGCAAAAACTCAGTGTCAATCCACCCTATTTTACTGAGAGCTCAAAAACTTGCAAAAACTACACAGTGGGTCAAGACAGAAGATATTTCACAGAAGAAAAAGACAACTCCAGAGGTGAAAGTAGATGTAAAACCACTCATTCTGGATGATAAGCTCAAGTGTAAGGAGCAAGTGGAATTAACTTTAACAAATAAAAGAAGAATTGCGAAGGCAAAGAAATCACAAGCTTCTAAAAAAGCAAAGAAGGATGAAGCGTTAATAAAGGCCATAATTAAGGAAATAAGCAGCAGTCCCATTAGAGATGAAGAGAGCAAGTCATCAAGGGAAAATATAAATGAAAGTGATAAGAAGAACAATATAAAAGATTATGATGTTTACAATTTTTTTATAAAATGCAAGGATGAGCCACAGTCACTTAAAAAGTCTTTGAAGAGGACTGAAGAACGACAGCCACTTGAAACGTCTTTGAAGAGGACTGAAGAACGACAGCCACTTGAAACGTCTTTGAAGAGGACTGAAGAACGACAGCCACTTGAAACGTCTTTGAAGAGGACTGAAGAACGACAGCCACTTGAAACGTCTTTGAAAAGGATTGAAGAACCACAGCCACCTAAAAAGTCTTTGCAGAGAACTAAAGAGAGACAAAAGAGTCCACGCCTTCCTATACCAGTATGTAAGCAAAAACTAGTTTGTGTGTTAGATGATGAAAATGACTATGACGAAGTTACTGCAATGGAAGTTGAAGAACAGGAGATCGTTAGTGAAATTGCTAACTTTCGGGAATCAGTCCATCACACACAAAAGACAGAGGGCATCCCATTAGTAACATCGAGCATCAACAGTAGctcaaaatctgtgtatattgtggttgacacAAATGTTCTTATTCAAGATATAAATTTTATCGAAAGTCTCAAGACAAAAGAGATTGCTGGAAAAGAAGTTATAATCGTCATTCCCTACATTGCATTGCAAGAAATGGATGGGTTGAAAAAGAAGGAATCAATTGGCAAAGCATGCCAAGAAGCAATACGATGGTGCAACAACCATTTTGAAAAGAGTGACCCAAGAGTACAAGGACAGAGCTATGAGAATTACCGCAAAACTTTATCGAAGAGCCAGCGCCCTGTAAGTATGTACATGTGGTAAATTTGCATACATTTGTTGTTTTAGAGACATATCTTCTATAGGAAAATATGTAAGTGAAAGAATGTGTAAAAAAATCCTGATTTTGTTTACCACTGATTTTTTTATATTCCATGTCATCTGATTTCTTCATGTAAGTAATATAATTTTATGTTAGATtagattaatataaattaatccaaATTAACCAATTCTAGCGGATGATAGCAATGAAATAAGAAAATATGTACCTCACTGAAGGGTATATTGATATTTTGTAACAGTGGCCTAGTAAATACTGAGAAGACCTTTCATTGCAGTGAATGTTGGGAAATAACCTCTGTCTTCAGTGGAGAATGTCGCTTTTTGAACAATTCTCAAAGTATTTATAAACATACATtttctggacttgagtcctggaaatgggaagtacagtggacccccgcataacgattacctccgaatgcgaccaattatgtaagtgtatttatgtaagtgtgtttgtacgtgtatgtttgggggtctgaaatggactaatctacttcacaatatttcttatgggaataaattcggtcagtactggcacctaaacatacttatggagtgaaaaaatatcgttaaccgggggtccactgtacagtgcctgcactttaaaggaggggcttgggatattagcagtttggagggacatctgaactgttgtatctgggcgcctctgcaaagatagtaattatgtatgagtgatggtgaaaatgttgaatgatgatgaaagtttttcatttctttttgggtttttctttctttttgggtcactgccttggtgggagacggccgacatgttaacaaaaaaaaaattcatggaAAAATAAGTTGTAATTGTGTCATCAGTGAGTTTAGTATTTCTGCATtactactgtatagtgtaatTATTATCTACTTATCATTTAGTAAATGAAGACAAATGTTTAATTTTATGAAATTCATCATAAAAACTATTTGTATTTATTATTCAACACACTAACTATattccactgaggcaggatgatctaaaaagaaaaaactttcatttttcattttagtAATCATAAACCCTATGTATACAATTAATTTTGTCCAATAATTAAAACAGCTAGTGATTTTCAGAGTGGTGATGATCTCATCCGTGACTGCTGCCTGATCATGAAGGAACAAGGCCTTGAAGTATGCCTACTTTCAAATGACATTAACCTGAGGAATAAGGCAATTATGTCTGCCATTGTAGCACTTGGTATTCGAGGTCTTAGGCAGAAGCTTGAACAACATGAAATGGCTGTGAATATTGATGAAACCCGGGTGGATATTGTTTATGGAGATTTTGCTGCCAATAGTTTACATAATAAATCTGAAATACCCCTTGAATATGAAAAAATGATATGTGAAAGTAGTAATCTTAAGCAAATCAGAAAATCTCCTTCAACAAGTGAGGAAATTGAACTCAGcccattaaaaaaaataaaaaagtgcaATAGTGATAATCAAGAGTTGCTTTGTAAGATCAACACATCATTAAAAGTCACTCTAAGTCGGATCTTAGAATTTATAATGAAGGATACATATGGTGATCTTTGGATTAAGATAGTAATGCGTAAACCTCCTTGGAGTATCAATGATGTGTTTTCCTGTTGGGAAAAACATTGGATTGCAGTTATGTCTGATAGGTTTCCAGGAGAAGTAAAAGAACTGATAAAAAAGATCAAACGGATAGTTGAAGATTGCATGAAAGGAAGAGGTGATGTAAATACACTTGTTGCAAATGTTCAAAATCTATACAGTTTCTTTAAGGATGGCCAATTTAAAGACTATATTTTTCCCATTGGTGGGGAATCTTCTGAAACTGCAAACACGTTAGAAACTCAGAATGAAACCTCTGTGTCTTCCACTGAAATTCCAGAAGGTAACAGCGAGGACTCCATCAAACAACAGCCTTCCTCCAGTGGCATCAGAAATATTCAGATAATGATAAATCACGTTGGAGAACACATCACACACTTCATGTAAGTACCAGTAACATGtgaagggaaggatgggaggtaTGGGGGTTATTAAGGCCAGTAAAGAACTCTTTATCAAAGAAACTGGAGCTGCCCTTCCCTTCCtcgcatcaaacctgattatctcccttGTTTAGTGCTTATATACAGGCaggtcccacttatacaacaggttacgTTCCGGGCTGCTGCTGCAAAGTGAAAATCGCTATAAAGcgaaacatagccttttttcactttcatatGAATATAAAAGCTTGATTACATGTatatactatcatatattaagtgagcgaCAGAGCTAGGCCTCAGAAATGTATATATAgtgcacacattacttaccttaaaatattttcatcctgaGCTTACAGTGATTGGTGAATAcagtatatttattgtaggaagtctgaataaatgaagaataggtataattgaaaaccgctgcattagcaAAATACCATACAGCAAAGTGCTGTATGGTATTTTGTGGGTCTTGCTTGTACAGTACAATGCTGTGTAGCTTGTAGCATGTACCTGGTTGTGAAACACATTTTAATAGTTTGCTCATGGCTTAGGTCTTTCTGCCTTCATCATGATTTTTATAATTTCTGAGGTGTCTGCAGAGACCTCAAGTAACTTTTAGAGTGTTGACACTAGTAAtttattgggatttttaaccAATGCTGGGCATTTTAATCTGGGATGATGCTATTTACTCATGATGAGCATTTTATATACATGTTCATGTTTTAATTGTTGCttaatttgattttttttattgtgtgttgcatataattttttattgccctctggcaagacagtgatggaataagtggtggtgaaagtgtttcttattttttggggccaccctaccttggtgggagatgaccagtttgtttaaaaaaaaaaaaatgaatgctgAGTGACCTATACAGCCAAAGTGCTCAGTAAATATCATTAATACTGCTATTACTTAGTACAGCACTACTTAAATTAGGTATTGTATCACAATGATAGTTATAACTGATTCCTAATGTTACATTTCAGAGCTCTGATACTAGATGCCTATGGAATTGCACACAGTTTGCCAACACTAAACGAGAAAAGGATAACTCGAGAGGATGCCCAAAACAGCAGCATAAACTTGCACAATGTTACCATGCGGCTAGGAACTACAATTGCCAGGTAAACTggaaaataatctttattttatATTTCCAAGGCActgtatgaatataataataattttttttcaacataATGGCTTGGATGTCCAGCAGGTg is drawn from Cherax quadricarinatus isolate ZL_2023a chromosome 78, ASM3850222v1, whole genome shotgun sequence and contains these coding sequences:
- the Swt1 gene encoding transcriptional protein SWT1; this translates as MSTMSDKTSLPKHWVRKTSQRCPTATYYFNTKTGKSSWMHPSLIPESGENASEKLQKQKKSPLKTKKVKMKVAKLEKCSINEPEGNKEEEKDEVKYQDSKITHNENLDKVSPVAEGCSNINSDSDKVIEEQKWKNRTPVKFVIKAKTDSKVLSDVKEDSGKASKNSVSIHPILLRAQKLAKTTQWVKTEDISQKKKTTPEVKVDVKPLILDDKLKCKEQVELTLTNKRRIAKAKKSQASKKAKKDEALIKAIIKEISSSPIRDEESKSSRENINESDKKNNIKDYDVYNFFIKCKDEPQSLKKSLKRTEERQPLETSLKRTEERQPLETSLKRTEERQPLETSLKRTEERQPLETSLKRIEEPQPPKKSLQRTKERQKSPRLPIPVCKQKLVCVLDDENDYDEVTAMEVEEQEIVSEIANFRESVHHTQKTEGIPLVTSSINSSSKSVYIVVDTNVLIQDINFIESLKTKEIAGKEVIIVIPYIALQEMDGLKKKESIGKACQEAIRWCNNHFEKSDPRVQGQSYENYRKTLSKSQRPSGDDLIRDCCLIMKEQGLEVCLLSNDINLRNKAIMSAIVALGIRGLRQKLEQHEMAVNIDETRVDIVYGDFAANSLHNKSEIPLEYEKMICESSNLKQIRKSPSTSEEIELSPLKKIKKCNSDNQELLCKINTSLKVTLSRILEFIMKDTYGDLWIKIVMRKPPWSINDVFSCWEKHWIAVMSDRFPGEVKELIKKIKRIVEDCMKGRGDVNTLVANVQNLYSFFKDGQFKDYIFPIGGESSETANTLETQNETSVSSTEIPEGNSEDSIKQQPSSSGIRNIQIMINHVGEHITHFIALILDAYGIAHSLPTLNEKRITREDAQNSSINLHNVTMRLGTTIARSLNEGTMDLLQEFGNLLINFWVDAKEPCPNLPFTEEDLAQYVASTNGRHFLQLTLGELERLLALLISAVNS